A window of Methanobrevibacter ruminantium genomic DNA:
ATCATTCTTTTTCAAATATTTTTCAATCATAATTAGCAAATAAAATATAGAAACGATAGTATTTAAAGTTAATGAATTAAAAAAAAAGTTTGTGAAAAAAGTTCTTAAAATAAGCGTTTTAGGAAAAAAAGAAAAAAATAGATTCAATGTGAATTAAAAAAAAAAAAGAAAGAAAGATGATTTAATTTAAACCATCAATTGCATTTTGAACATGCTTAATGTAGACATCCCTAATGTCTTTGGATTGAGCGAGCCCTTCTATGACACATTCAACTTCATAGCCTTCAGATACAAACATTGATTTCCAGGAATCATCTTCATCTCCAGCCATGTCGTTTTGAGCATGATCACCAGCTACAACCATTAAAGGCTTGAGCACAATCTTCTTGTAGTCTCCTTCTTTTACCATAGCCAAGACATCATCGTAGTCAGGTTTTGCTTCAACAGTACCAATGTAATAATTGTCAAATCCTTTATCCTTTAGCATTCCTTGCAATTTGGTGTAAACCATATTACTTTCTGCAGGAGAACCGTGACCCATGAACACTACCGCAGTATCCTCATCATAATCTCCTTTAGAGGTAATGCTTGCAATCAAGTCTTCAAAGTCTTCATCAGAGATTAATAAAGGCTCAGCAATTGGAATGTTTTCAAACTTGTCAATGTATTTGTCCACAGTATCCTTGATCTTGAAATGGTATTCAGTACCGTTCATGATGTGAGTCGGTTGAATGATAACAGTCTTTACACCATCAGCCAATGCTCTTTCCAATGCATCTTCCACATTGTCAATAGCCAAGTCATCACGTTTTTTCAAAATGTTTATAACCATTTGGCTTGTGAATGCTCTTCTCATTTCATAATCTGGAAATGCTTCATCAATGTCCTTTTCGATAGCTCCAATGGTAAGAGCGCGGTTATTGTTATAAGAAGTACCAAAACTTACTACTAAAATAATCTTATCAGCCATAATATCATCCTAAAAAATAAAAATATATTGTTTTATTAATTAATTGTTACAATTAAATTTTTTAAAGAAAAATTTAACATTACTAAATTATACTTTATTTAAAGAAATATTTAAAAATATTGATTAAAAATAATTAATGAAATGAGAAAAGAATAAAAAGAGAATAAATAATAGGCTTCATGAAATTTCATGAAATGAAAAAAATAAAAAATTATCAATTAAAAATCAAAACTATTTATTTTGATCTCTTAAAATATAGAGCAATGCATTTGAAATAGCAGCTGCAACATTACTTCCACCTTTACGTCCACGAGCGACGATATAAGGAACATCACATTGCATAATCAACTCTTTTGATTGGACTACATTAACAAACCCTACAGGAACTCCAATGATAAGTTCAGGATTGAGTTTTCCTTCCTGAATCAATTCATATAATCTAATCAAAGCGGTTGGAGCGTTTCCTATTGCAAAAATCAAAGGTTTATCCAAACTTGCTGCCTTATCCATGGAAGCTCTTGCACGAGTGGAATGATTCTTTTTAGCCATTTCACTAACATCATCATCACCCATAAAGCAGAACACATCACCTCCATGCTTCTTAAGCTCTGCCTTGTTGATTCCTGCCTTTGCCATATTAGTGTCAGTTACAATGCAAGCACCGTTTTTAATTGCTTCCAATGCCTTATCAACCACATATTCTGAAAAGCATAAGTTATCTACATAATCAAAATCCGCAGCTGTGTGAACTGCTCTTTTAATAATTGGCGCTAATTTAGGGTCAATTTCATGAGGAAGTTCAGATTCAATAATTTCCATACTCCTGCTTTCGATTTCAGCAGGTTCAACTTGTTCTAATTCAATTTTCAT
This region includes:
- a CDS encoding precorrin-8X methylmutase, with the protein product MKIELEQVEPAEIESRSMEIIESELPHEIDPKLAPIIKRAVHTAADFDYVDNLCFSEYVVDKALEAIKNGACIVTDTNMAKAGINKAELKKHGGDVFCFMGDDDVSEMAKKNHSTRARASMDKAASLDKPLIFAIGNAPTALIRLYELIQEGKLNPELIIGVPVGFVNVVQSKELIMQCDVPYIVARGRKGGSNVAAAISNALLYILRDQNK
- a CDS encoding sirohydrochlorin cobaltochelatase, producing the protein MADKIILVVSFGTSYNNNRALTIGAIEKDIDEAFPDYEMRRAFTSQMVINILKKRDDLAIDNVEDALERALADGVKTVIIQPTHIMNGTEYHFKIKDTVDKYIDKFENIPIAEPLLISDEDFEDLIASITSKGDYDEDTAVVFMGHGSPAESNMVYTKLQGMLKDKGFDNYYIGTVEAKPDYDDVLAMVKEGDYKKIVLKPLMVVAGDHAQNDMAGDEDDSWKSMFVSEGYEVECVIEGLAQSKDIRDVYIKHVQNAIDGLN